In Hydrogenispora ethanolica, one DNA window encodes the following:
- a CDS encoding ABC transporter ATP-binding protein — MKRLASYLKPYWKAALLAPLLMIVEVVADLLQPTFMARIVDHGIAGGDMGFILRTGALMIGITLIGMAGGVGCTVFASVASQKFSADLRNDLFQKVQSFSFENLDTFKTASLITRLTNDVVQLQNVVLAMLRIMVRAPLMGLGGIILALMINPGLAAILLVIMPLLILALTGVIRKGFPLFNQVQQRLDRVNTVIRENLAGVRVVKAFVRSDYEKRRFGDANEALTAIATKASRLVGLTMPLMFLLMNLGVIAVVWFGGVRVNSGNMQVGQVMAFINYMVQILFSLMMVAFMLMAISRAKASADRILEVLAAEAPIRDPARPAAQAIRQGRIDFQNVSFRYRGGGGAAVLRDLDLTVLPGQTTAILGATGSGKSTLVNLIPRFYDVTAGRVLVDGTDVRDYPLEALRQAIGMVLQESVLFSGTILENIRWGRPEASEAEVRAAAEAAQAHEFISQLPDGYGTVLGQRGVNLSGGQKQRLAIARALLRRPAILILDDSTSAVDLRTEARIQQALKAMSGVTCLVIAQRISSVIDADQILVLDDGRIVARGTHRELLQSCALYQDIYQSQLGEEAV, encoded by the coding sequence ATGAAAAGACTGGCATCCTACTTAAAACCGTACTGGAAGGCGGCGCTCCTGGCGCCGCTGCTGATGATCGTGGAGGTGGTCGCCGATCTGCTGCAGCCGACCTTCATGGCGCGGATCGTCGACCATGGGATCGCCGGCGGCGATATGGGCTTTATCCTGCGGACCGGCGCGCTGATGATCGGGATCACCCTGATCGGCATGGCCGGCGGGGTCGGCTGTACCGTCTTTGCCAGCGTCGCCTCGCAGAAATTCAGCGCCGACCTCCGCAACGACCTCTTTCAAAAAGTGCAATCCTTCTCCTTTGAAAATCTGGATACCTTCAAGACGGCCTCGCTGATCACCCGGCTCACCAATGATGTGGTGCAGCTCCAGAACGTGGTCCTGGCGATGCTGCGGATCATGGTCCGGGCGCCTTTGATGGGTCTGGGCGGCATCATCCTGGCCCTGATGATCAATCCCGGGCTGGCCGCCATCCTGCTGGTGATCATGCCGTTGTTGATCCTGGCCCTCACCGGGGTGATCCGCAAGGGCTTCCCGCTCTTCAACCAGGTGCAGCAGCGGCTGGACCGGGTCAACACCGTCATCCGCGAGAACCTGGCCGGCGTCCGGGTGGTCAAGGCCTTCGTCCGGTCCGACTACGAGAAGCGGCGCTTCGGCGATGCCAACGAAGCCTTGACGGCGATCGCCACCAAAGCTTCGCGGCTGGTCGGGCTGACCATGCCGCTGATGTTTCTCCTGATGAACCTGGGCGTCATCGCCGTGGTCTGGTTCGGCGGGGTACGGGTCAATTCCGGCAACATGCAGGTGGGACAGGTGATGGCCTTCATCAATTACATGGTGCAGATCCTCTTCTCCCTCATGATGGTGGCTTTCATGCTGATGGCCATCTCCCGGGCCAAGGCCTCGGCCGACCGCATTCTGGAAGTGCTGGCCGCCGAGGCCCCGATTCGGGATCCGGCGCGCCCGGCGGCCCAGGCCATCCGGCAGGGCCGGATCGACTTTCAAAACGTCTCTTTCCGCTACCGGGGCGGGGGCGGCGCCGCGGTGCTCCGCGATCTGGACCTCACGGTGCTGCCGGGCCAGACCACGGCGATCCTCGGTGCGACCGGTTCCGGCAAATCGACGCTGGTCAACCTGATCCCCCGTTTCTACGATGTGACGGCCGGGCGGGTACTCGTCGACGGGACCGATGTCCGGGATTATCCCCTGGAAGCGCTGCGCCAAGCCATCGGCATGGTGCTGCAGGAGTCGGTGCTCTTCTCCGGGACCATCCTGGAGAATATCCGCTGGGGCCGGCCGGAGGCATCGGAGGCGGAAGTGCGCGCCGCGGCCGAGGCCGCCCAGGCGCACGAATTCATCAGCCAGCTGCCCGACGGCTACGGAACCGTCCTCGGCCAACGCGGCGTCAACCTCTCCGGCGGCCAGAAGCAGCGGCTGGCGATCGCCCGGGCGCTCTTGCGCCGGCCTGCCATTCTGATCCTGGACGACAGCACCAGCGCGGTGGATCTGCGTACCGAAGCCCGAATCCAGCAAGCGCTCAAAGCCATGTCCGGCGTGACCTGCCTGGTCATCGCGCAGCGCATCAGCAGCGTGATCGATGCCGATCAGATCCTGGTGCTGGACGACGGCCGGATCGTCGCCCGCGGCACCCACCGGGAACTGCTGCAATCCTGCGCGCTTTATCAGGACATCTATCAATCGCAATTGGGCGAGGAGGCGGTTTGA
- a CDS encoding MarR family winged helix-turn-helix transcriptional regulator: MDPLDRQSLSHALRQFINIHRQRTHALLGKLGLYPGQSPLLFMLWERDGRTQKEFAERLQVAPATITVMLQRMERTGLLERRPDPGDLRVSRVYLTEAGRRIRVEVEAVHKQLNDQCFAGFTLEERVLLRRFLLQMHDNLARPEAE; the protein is encoded by the coding sequence ATGGACCCGCTGGATCGACAATCCTTAAGCCACGCCTTGCGGCAGTTTATCAACATTCACCGCCAACGCACCCACGCCCTCCTGGGAAAACTCGGCCTGTACCCGGGGCAGTCGCCGCTCCTCTTCATGCTGTGGGAGCGGGACGGCCGCACCCAAAAAGAATTCGCCGAACGGCTGCAGGTGGCGCCGGCCACCATCACCGTAATGCTGCAGCGGATGGAAAGGACCGGTCTCCTGGAGCGGCGGCCCGACCCCGGGGACCTGCGGGTGTCCCGGGTCTACCTCACCGAGGCGGGCCGCAGGATCCGGGTGGAGGTGGAGGCGGTCCACAAACAATTGAACGACCAATGCTTCGCCGGCTTCACCCTTGAGGAACGGGTGCTGCTGCGGCGGTTCCTCCTCCAGATGCACGACAATCTGGCCCGGCCCGAAGCGGAGTGA
- a CDS encoding FHA domain-containing protein, which translates to MSKKPGRAFLLVTKGSPHGQRESFSISKERYSIGRAWEAHRPDLAFVSAYISRNHAEITMVNDGYAITDHSKHGTAVNGMLLNKNEPYPLNHGDTIDLAGSEVVLSFFIETCPDETLPWPHQKETDIVLDEAKREVLIAGRPIELTGNLYALFRLLYRNRGSAVDSLTIKRTVWPERCQEAGSPLVGDEEVIVLVKRLRENWGKMGH; encoded by the coding sequence ATGTCCAAAAAACCAGGCAGAGCTTTTTTGCTTGTCACCAAGGGTTCTCCTCATGGTCAACGGGAATCCTTTTCCATATCCAAAGAGCGTTATTCGATCGGACGGGCTTGGGAGGCTCACCGGCCGGATCTGGCGTTCGTCAGCGCCTACATTTCCCGGAATCATGCCGAGATTACCATGGTGAACGATGGTTATGCGATCACGGATCACAGTAAACACGGGACGGCCGTCAATGGGATGTTGTTAAACAAAAACGAGCCGTATCCGTTGAATCACGGAGATACCATTGATCTGGCCGGAAGCGAGGTTGTATTGAGTTTTTTTATCGAAACTTGTCCGGACGAAACACTGCCGTGGCCTCATCAAAAGGAGACCGATATCGTGCTGGATGAGGCGAAGCGGGAGGTGTTGATTGCAGGCCGGCCGATCGAACTCACCGGCAATCTCTATGCATTATTCCGGCTTTTGTACCGAAACCGGGGATCTGCGGTTGACAGCCTGACCATCAAGAGGACGGTGTGGCCGGAGCGGTGTCAGGAAGCGGGCAGCCCGTTGGTCGGGGATGAGGAAGTCATCGTCCTGGTCAAACGGTTACGGGAAAACTGGGGAAAGATGGGGCATTGA